From a region of the Tachysurus fulvidraco isolate hzauxx_2018 chromosome 5, HZAU_PFXX_2.0, whole genome shotgun sequence genome:
- the si:ch73-389b16.1 gene encoding coiled-coil domain-containing protein 18 produces the protein MSKPRSELSEKERELLKIRRASGAKASQLAQMEKMLQETKSMMDKKAEMGTEGNPFEDNMVSELEEKVQRSKRERRNSLHRTQLLESQMKTVRGELVDTLDHLQVLRDVLRRSQQKAEERQAAMEKLNAELR, from the exons ATGAGTAAGCCTCGGAGTGAGCTGAGTGAGAAGGAGCGGGAGCTACTGAAGATCCGCAGGGCGAGCGGAGCCAAAGCCTCACAGCTGGCTCAGATGGAGAAGATGCTCCAAGAGACCAAAAGTATGATGGACAAAAAGGCTGAGATGGGTACAGAAGGAAACCCCTTTGAAGACAACATGG TGTCTGAGTTGGAGGAGAAAGTGCAGCGCAGTAAGCGAGAGCGGCGTAACTCTCTGCACAGGACACAGCTGCTGGAAAGTCAAATGAAGACAGTGCGTGGTGAGCTGGTGGACACTCTGGACCACCTGCAGGTGCTTAGAGATGTCCTGCGCCGCTCACAGCAGAAAGCAGAAGAGCGCCAAGCAGCCATGGAGAAACTGAATGCTGAGCTTAGGTGA